In Streptomyces sp. NBC_00569, a single genomic region encodes these proteins:
- a CDS encoding long-chain-fatty-acid--CoA ligase, with the protein MNLADLLSRSAAAHGPKTAVEIGDRSLTYTELDTLAGRVAALLTVRGVVPGDRVALMVPNLLEFPPLYYGILRAGAVVVPMNPLLKAREIAHYLGDSGAVLLFAHESSTAEVATGAEGTAAEVIPVGPGSLADLLAAHPEPVAAARGGGDDTAVILYTSGTTGVPKGAELTHAGLTRNADITARSLIRLGPDDTVLGCLPLFHAFGQTCSMNTAIGVGARLTLLPRFDPVVALQTVQQRQVTVFVGVPTMYAAMLAVHTQQPGTYPCATLRVGVSGGAALPVEVLHGFESAFTCPVLEGFGMSETSPVASFNHPDRARKPGSVGTPIEGVEMRLLDEHDGVGELCVRGHNIMKGYWGRPEATAETIQDGWLRTGDLARVDEDGFYYIVDRKKDLIIRGGYNVYPREIEEVLYEHPAVAEAAVIGVLHPTLGEEVAAAVALLPGAGATSDELREFVRARVAPYKYPREVWLVDALPKGATGKILKREIAAPGS; encoded by the coding sequence GTGAACCTCGCCGATCTCCTCAGCCGCAGCGCCGCGGCGCACGGCCCCAAGACCGCCGTCGAAATCGGCGACCGGTCGCTGACCTACACCGAACTCGACACCCTTGCCGGCCGGGTGGCCGCGCTGCTCACCGTGCGCGGTGTCGTCCCGGGCGACCGGGTCGCCCTGATGGTGCCCAACCTGCTGGAATTCCCGCCCCTCTACTACGGCATACTGCGCGCAGGCGCCGTCGTCGTTCCGATGAACCCGCTCCTCAAGGCACGCGAGATCGCCCACTACCTCGGTGACTCAGGTGCGGTACTGCTGTTCGCCCACGAGTCGTCCACGGCCGAAGTGGCCACAGGCGCGGAGGGCACCGCAGCCGAGGTGATCCCGGTCGGGCCGGGCTCGCTCGCCGACCTGCTCGCCGCCCACCCGGAACCGGTCGCCGCAGCGCGCGGCGGCGGCGACGACACCGCGGTCATCCTCTACACCTCCGGGACCACGGGAGTCCCCAAGGGGGCCGAGCTCACCCACGCCGGCCTCACGCGCAACGCCGACATCACCGCACGGTCGCTGATCCGACTGGGCCCCGACGACACCGTGCTGGGTTGTCTGCCGCTCTTCCACGCCTTCGGCCAGACCTGCTCCATGAACACCGCGATCGGCGTGGGTGCCCGGCTGACCCTGCTGCCCCGCTTCGACCCCGTCGTGGCGCTGCAGACCGTCCAGCAGCGACAGGTCACCGTCTTCGTGGGGGTGCCCACCATGTATGCGGCCATGCTTGCCGTGCACACACAGCAGCCCGGCACGTACCCCTGTGCCACCCTGCGGGTGGGTGTCTCCGGTGGCGCCGCGCTGCCCGTCGAGGTCCTGCACGGCTTCGAGAGCGCCTTCACCTGTCCTGTACTGGAGGGCTTCGGCATGTCCGAGACCTCTCCGGTCGCCTCCTTCAACCACCCGGACCGCGCCCGCAAACCCGGCTCCGTCGGCACCCCGATCGAAGGGGTCGAGATGCGTCTGCTCGACGAGCACGACGGCGTCGGCGAACTGTGCGTACGCGGCCACAACATCATGAAGGGCTACTGGGGCCGCCCCGAGGCCACGGCCGAAACCATCCAGGACGGCTGGCTGCGCACCGGCGACCTCGCGCGCGTCGACGAGGACGGCTTCTACTACATCGTCGACCGCAAGAAGGACCTGATCATCCGTGGGGGCTACAACGTCTACCCCCGCGAGATCGAGGAAGTCCTCTACGAACACCCCGCAGTCGCCGAGGCGGCGGTGATCGGCGTCCTGCACCCCACCCTCGGCGAGGAGGTCGCCGCGGCCGTGGCCCTGCTCCCCGGCGCCGGGGCCACCTCCGACGAGCTGCGGGAGTTCGTGCGGGCGCGGGTCGCCCCGTACAAGTACCCCCGAGAGGTCTGGCTGGTCGACGCGCTCCCCAAGGGGGCCACCGGCAAGATCCTCAAGCGGGAGATCGCAGCCCCGGGCTCCTGA
- a CDS encoding aldehyde dehydrogenase family protein, with protein MHSTAVDTELLDQSLAELRDGAASWTTTPIAERIALLERLMPRIVDSAADMAAAGARAKGYGPDSPWAAEDWIGAPWALAQNVSACLHVLRRIAAGKDPVEAGAVRTRDGRTMVDVFPATGWDALLLNGFTAQVWMRAGTTAQQVRDRAAGEYRGRPGRPAVALVLGAGNVAAITALDILHKLYVEGQVVIAKMNPVNAYLRPHFEHVFAEFVERGWVHFIDGGAAEGSYLCAHEGVDAIHVTGSDRTHDAIVWGTDEQANERRHNDEPAIAKPFTSELGGVSPCIVTPGPWSAADFRFQAEHIVTSKMNNSGHNCIASQILVLPREWDGTERLLEEIRRVLRELPPRTDYYPGAAHRLGAVLEAHPQAEAHGEGNCRILVPDIADHDDMLITGEVFGSALGVVRLPGDAPAEFLRHAVDFANDTLPGTLGATLIVHPSTEKTHRTAVDTAVAELRYGTLGVNCWSGIGFLLGYTPWGAYPGHTRQDIGSGIGFVHNAFMLEDIEKTVLRAPFAPTPRGLFTGSPSLSPRPPYFVTNRTSRTTIERVTRFTAAPGIAKLPAIFASALRG; from the coding sequence GTGCACTCCACCGCTGTCGACACCGAACTGCTGGACCAGTCCCTCGCCGAACTGCGCGACGGCGCAGCCTCCTGGACCACCACCCCGATCGCCGAACGGATCGCTCTGCTCGAGCGGTTGATGCCGCGGATCGTCGACAGCGCCGCGGACATGGCCGCCGCCGGTGCCCGCGCCAAGGGATACGGGCCCGACTCCCCCTGGGCGGCCGAGGACTGGATCGGCGCCCCGTGGGCGCTCGCCCAGAACGTCAGCGCCTGCCTCCACGTACTGCGCCGGATCGCGGCGGGCAAGGATCCGGTCGAGGCCGGGGCAGTACGGACGCGCGACGGCCGCACCATGGTCGACGTCTTTCCCGCCACCGGCTGGGACGCCCTCCTGCTCAACGGGTTCACCGCCCAGGTGTGGATGCGCGCCGGCACCACCGCACAGCAGGTACGCGACCGGGCCGCCGGCGAGTACCGCGGCCGGCCCGGACGCCCGGCCGTCGCCCTGGTCCTGGGCGCGGGCAATGTCGCGGCCATCACCGCGCTCGACATCCTCCACAAGCTGTATGTCGAGGGCCAGGTCGTCATCGCCAAGATGAACCCGGTCAACGCCTATCTCCGCCCGCACTTCGAGCACGTCTTCGCCGAGTTCGTCGAACGCGGCTGGGTGCACTTCATCGACGGCGGCGCGGCCGAGGGCAGTTACCTCTGCGCACACGAAGGCGTCGACGCCATACACGTCACCGGCAGCGACCGCACCCACGACGCCATCGTGTGGGGCACCGACGAGCAGGCGAACGAGCGCCGCCACAACGACGAGCCGGCGATCGCCAAACCGTTCACCAGCGAACTGGGCGGGGTGAGTCCCTGCATCGTGACTCCCGGCCCGTGGAGCGCGGCGGACTTCCGCTTCCAGGCCGAGCACATCGTCACCAGCAAGATGAACAACTCCGGCCACAACTGCATCGCCAGCCAGATCCTGGTCCTGCCCCGGGAGTGGGACGGCACCGAGCGGCTCCTGGAGGAGATCAGGCGGGTGCTGCGCGAGCTGCCGCCGCGCACCGACTACTACCCCGGTGCCGCCCATCGCCTCGGCGCCGTGCTCGAGGCCCACCCGCAGGCCGAGGCACACGGCGAAGGCAACTGCCGCATCCTGGTCCCCGACATCGCCGACCACGACGACATGCTGATCACCGGCGAGGTCTTCGGCAGTGCCCTCGGCGTCGTACGGCTCCCCGGCGACGCTCCGGCCGAATTCCTGCGTCACGCCGTCGACTTCGCCAACGACACACTCCCCGGCACCCTCGGCGCGACCCTCATCGTCCACCCCTCGACCGAGAAGACCCACCGCACCGCGGTGGACACGGCTGTCGCCGAACTGCGCTACGGAACCCTCGGTGTCAACTGCTGGTCCGGAATCGGCTTCCTGCTCGGCTACACCCCCTGGGGCGCCTACCCCGGCCACACACGCCAGGACATCGGCAGCGGCATCGGCTTCGTGCACAACGCCTTCATGCTCGAGGACATCGAGAAGACCGTCCTGCGAGCACCCTTCGCCCCCACTCCGCGCGGTCTGTTCACCGGCTCCCCGTCGCTGTCCCCGCGCCCGCCGTACTTCGTCACCAACCGCACGTCGCGTACGACCATCGAACGCGTCACCCGCTTCACCGCCGCGCCCGGCATCGCCAAGCTGCCGGCCATCTTCGCCTCCGCGCTGCGCGGCTGA
- a CDS encoding MFS transporter, whose protein sequence is MTAADTTPRQTEPPTADRSSGSRTRAWIVTGLLVVFMMVNFADKSVLGLAADEIRADLGLSATDFGLANSAFFLLFSVAAGAVGLLADRVRPKWLLLAMALLWTVAQTPAALGGGLAVLVGSRILLGAAEGPAFPVAQQAALSWFPNHRRNLPGALVTFGVTLGVITAAPGLTWVIHHHGWRAALWVVAAAGALWAVAWAVFGADGTYRTDTAATLSSEPAAKPAYRRVLGTRTWIGTTAAYFTSYWAVALMVVWLPSYLRNGLGHSPDAAGRLIVLPWAVGALALLGQAALTGWLMRRGVSSRWARGWVGGGLLLLGAVACLAVPLVEGAAAKTALLAAGFGLGGSFATVAVTTVAELAPPARRGGALGTMNATVTTAGLIAPAVVGSLVDSQGAAGYQTAVVLLGGLLLLGALAAFTLIDPARDALRPNV, encoded by the coding sequence GTGACCGCCGCCGACACCACCCCCAGACAGACCGAACCACCGACGGCAGACCGCAGCTCCGGCTCGCGCACCCGCGCCTGGATCGTCACCGGCCTGCTCGTGGTCTTCATGATGGTCAACTTCGCGGACAAGTCCGTGCTCGGCCTCGCTGCCGATGAGATCCGCGCGGACCTGGGCCTGTCCGCCACCGACTTCGGGCTCGCCAACAGCGCCTTCTTCCTGCTGTTCTCCGTCGCCGCCGGCGCAGTGGGGCTGCTCGCCGACCGCGTCCGGCCCAAGTGGCTGCTCCTGGCCATGGCCCTGCTCTGGACGGTTGCGCAGACGCCGGCCGCCCTGGGCGGCGGCCTGGCCGTACTGGTCGGCTCACGCATCCTCCTGGGCGCGGCCGAAGGTCCCGCCTTCCCCGTCGCGCAGCAGGCCGCACTCTCCTGGTTCCCCAACCACCGGCGTAATCTCCCCGGCGCGCTGGTCACCTTCGGCGTCACCCTCGGCGTGATCACCGCCGCCCCCGGCCTGACCTGGGTCATCCACCACCACGGCTGGCGCGCCGCCCTCTGGGTGGTCGCGGCCGCCGGTGCGCTGTGGGCCGTGGCGTGGGCCGTGTTCGGCGCCGACGGGACGTACCGGACCGACACCGCGGCGACGCTGTCCTCCGAGCCTGCCGCGAAGCCCGCCTACCGGCGCGTCCTCGGCACCCGCACCTGGATCGGCACCACCGCCGCCTACTTCACCAGTTACTGGGCCGTGGCGCTGATGGTCGTATGGCTGCCCTCCTACCTGCGCAACGGCCTCGGCCACTCCCCCGACGCCGCCGGCAGACTCATCGTCCTGCCCTGGGCGGTCGGCGCCCTCGCACTGCTCGGCCAAGCGGCGCTCACCGGGTGGCTCATGCGCCGCGGAGTCAGCAGCCGCTGGGCGCGCGGCTGGGTCGGCGGCGGCTTGCTGCTGCTCGGCGCGGTCGCCTGCCTGGCCGTACCCCTCGTGGAGGGTGCGGCGGCGAAGACCGCGCTGCTGGCCGCCGGCTTCGGTCTGGGCGGATCCTTCGCCACCGTCGCGGTCACCACCGTCGCCGAACTGGCCCCGCCCGCACGGCGCGGCGGTGCCCTCGGCACGATGAACGCCACCGTGACCACCGCGGGCCTCATCGCCCCCGCTGTCGTCGGATCGCTGGTCGACAGCCAAGGCGCAGCGGGATACCAGACCGCCGTCGTGCTCTTGGGCGGCTTGCTGCTGCTGGGTGCACTCGCCGCCTTCACCCTCATCGACCCGGCGCGCGACGCCCTCCGGCCGAACGTCTGA
- a CDS encoding TauD/TfdA dioxygenase family protein, which yields MTALAATPQPALDKPLMRYGHRVLDRTAPGSPEAEYRILGIQPLTPHIGAEVSGVDLSQPIGEDLGAELRQALLEWKVIFFRDQHRFTSEHHVALAAIWGEPEVNPFFPKGDTVGVSRLAKDAMAVGNENIWHSDHSFMAAPALGSVLRAVEVPPAGGDTMWADMAVAYDNLSEETKARIDGLTAVHDWVPSWGSLMTEEQIARMRETLPAVEHPVVVRHPQSGRKVLYVNEPFTTRIVGLSDAESRELLDELVLQARIPEFQVRFHWQPDSVAIWDNIAVQHYAINDYYPQRRVMERIAIAGVPLS from the coding sequence ATGACTGCACTCGCCGCCACGCCCCAGCCCGCCCTCGACAAGCCCTTGATGCGCTACGGACACCGCGTCCTGGACCGCACCGCCCCGGGCAGCCCCGAGGCGGAGTACCGGATTCTCGGCATCCAGCCGCTCACCCCGCACATCGGCGCCGAGGTCAGCGGTGTCGACCTCTCGCAGCCGATCGGTGAAGACCTCGGCGCCGAGCTGCGGCAGGCCCTGCTGGAGTGGAAGGTGATCTTCTTCCGCGACCAGCACCGCTTCACTTCCGAGCACCACGTCGCGCTCGCAGCGATATGGGGCGAACCGGAGGTGAACCCCTTCTTCCCCAAGGGCGACACCGTCGGCGTCTCCCGCCTGGCCAAGGACGCCATGGCCGTCGGCAACGAGAACATCTGGCACAGCGACCACTCCTTCATGGCCGCGCCCGCCCTGGGTTCCGTACTGCGCGCCGTCGAGGTGCCACCGGCCGGCGGCGACACGATGTGGGCCGACATGGCGGTCGCCTACGACAACCTCTCCGAGGAGACGAAGGCCCGGATCGACGGACTCACCGCAGTGCACGACTGGGTGCCCAGCTGGGGTTCGCTGATGACCGAGGAGCAGATCGCCCGGATGCGGGAGACCCTGCCTGCCGTGGAGCACCCGGTGGTCGTCCGCCACCCGCAGTCGGGACGCAAGGTGCTCTACGTCAACGAGCCCTTCACCACGCGGATCGTCGGCCTGTCCGACGCCGAGAGCCGTGAACTGCTCGACGAACTCGTCCTGCAGGCCCGTATCCCCGAGTTCCAGGTGCGGTTCCACTGGCAGCCGGACTCCGTCGCGATCTGGGACAACATCGCGGTCCAGCACTACGCGATCAACGACTACTACCCACAGCGGCGCGTCATGGAGCGCATCGCGATCGCGGGCGTCCCCCTCTCCTGA
- a CDS encoding PucR family transcriptional regulator: MSRTATRAEAHDADVFTDMLDLVDDLANSAVRQIVSEEEDFAEHALPPQLLHDVVRANIEAILRVVAGDADVGVDAARWAGQVKADHGVPISGLLHGFRLGGLEIWEWAIARAADGEQASALLRRSSHFWGTLERFTTAAAEAYRHVTDDREQRERVSRRVALLAVLEGSAAGRGPNGVPGAGAPRALGLPERASYCVVIGEIGAQGADPLPGIAALLDHARIRSAWTTELGERIGLVAAVGEADSEGVLRVVGRAATSRVGLSRPFTSLASAPGAVKEARIAVRCATPPAGVHRYGSAPIDEFVASHAESAGELSESVLEALLTGEAGDAALLETLHAWFAADGSTAEAARQLHCHRNTVLYRMTRIAELTGRVPTRPVDAAELYVALRALRLGVTEE; the protein is encoded by the coding sequence ATGAGCCGGACCGCCACACGTGCCGAGGCGCACGACGCCGACGTCTTCACCGACATGCTCGACCTCGTCGACGATCTCGCCAACTCCGCCGTACGCCAGATCGTCTCCGAAGAAGAGGACTTCGCAGAGCATGCTCTTCCACCGCAGCTGCTCCACGACGTGGTGCGGGCGAACATCGAGGCCATCCTGCGGGTGGTGGCCGGAGATGCCGACGTCGGTGTCGACGCCGCCCGTTGGGCGGGACAGGTCAAGGCCGACCATGGCGTGCCGATCTCGGGACTGCTCCACGGATTTCGCCTCGGCGGGCTGGAGATCTGGGAATGGGCGATCGCACGCGCCGCGGACGGCGAGCAGGCGAGTGCTCTGCTGCGCCGGTCCTCCCACTTCTGGGGGACGCTCGAACGGTTCACCACTGCCGCGGCGGAGGCGTACCGGCACGTCACCGACGACAGGGAACAGCGGGAGCGGGTCTCCCGCCGGGTCGCTCTGCTGGCCGTTCTGGAGGGTTCGGCAGCCGGCCGGGGCCCGAACGGAGTCCCCGGGGCGGGGGCGCCCCGCGCCCTCGGTCTGCCCGAGCGGGCGTCGTACTGCGTCGTGATCGGCGAGATCGGGGCGCAAGGAGCGGACCCGCTGCCTGGTATTGCCGCGCTGCTGGACCACGCCCGTATCCGCTCCGCCTGGACGACCGAACTCGGGGAGCGGATCGGCCTGGTCGCGGCCGTCGGCGAGGCCGACTCCGAAGGAGTGCTGCGGGTGGTGGGAAGGGCTGCCACCTCGCGCGTGGGGCTGAGCCGTCCGTTCACCTCGCTCGCGTCAGCGCCTGGGGCGGTGAAGGAGGCCCGCATCGCCGTGCGGTGCGCCACGCCGCCGGCGGGCGTGCACCGTTACGGCAGCGCTCCGATCGACGAGTTCGTCGCGAGCCACGCCGAGTCCGCGGGCGAGCTGAGTGAGAGCGTGCTGGAGGCCCTGCTGACCGGCGAGGCCGGCGACGCGGCGCTGCTGGAGACCCTCCACGCGTGGTTCGCCGCGGACGGCTCAACCGCCGAGGCGGCGCGACAACTCCACTGCCACCGCAACACGGTGCTGTACCGCATGACCCGCATCGCCGAACTCACCGGCCGTGTTCCCACCCGGCCGGTGGACGCCGCGGAACTCTACGTAGCCCTTCGGGCGTTGCGGCTCGGCGTGACCGAAGAGTAG
- a CDS encoding PucR family transcriptional regulator, which produces MEEISHRARGRRLALRPGFGSCIVCVSKALFHRGLRRPGGARVAVTASPALLAWMRGFAEEAVTDSVVAAFVRKVDDRVMDQIPTIATDPMLAEILHGSTRSQWRSFVTNLTSEHQFALPGPAADLARSLARRGTDLGVLLKVYRAAHHSVFAFFTEVTDTLDESAPPRDEALKYMWSRAEQWMNDSVEALIETFYEERQQLLEGALLRRTRLVEDILRGSPTDIDQASAELSHPLAQWQSAFIAWTANPDAADATDRVLHIANRVARELNAPRALTVMAGSRDWWFWVATPTRPELGSIADLEASLEKWQIRLSAGSPSRGVQGFRAGHAEAKAAQRVGLSAVSPRAVTEFSDVELLCLVTDRPEMTRRMVLREVGGLCGTDKNLAQLRDTVLAYFSNSHNVEATAEQLFVHKNTVRYRLTRAEKILGHPLTDRTAKVELALRYIAAFGLPKP; this is translated from the coding sequence GTGGAGGAAATCTCGCACCGTGCCAGGGGACGGCGCTTGGCATTGCGTCCAGGATTCGGCTCCTGCATTGTGTGCGTGTCCAAAGCCCTGTTTCATCGAGGACTACGTCGCCCAGGAGGTGCCCGAGTGGCCGTGACGGCTTCCCCCGCTCTTTTGGCGTGGATGCGTGGATTCGCCGAGGAGGCCGTCACCGATTCAGTGGTCGCCGCGTTCGTCCGGAAGGTCGACGACCGCGTGATGGATCAGATCCCCACCATCGCCACCGATCCGATGCTGGCCGAAATCCTGCACGGGAGCACCCGCTCGCAGTGGCGGTCATTCGTGACGAACCTGACCTCTGAGCACCAATTCGCGTTGCCTGGACCGGCGGCCGACCTCGCCCGCTCGCTCGCCCGACGTGGCACTGACCTGGGTGTCCTGCTCAAGGTCTACCGCGCCGCACACCACAGCGTCTTCGCCTTCTTCACCGAGGTCACGGACACTCTCGACGAGTCCGCGCCCCCGCGCGACGAGGCCCTCAAGTACATGTGGTCCCGCGCCGAGCAGTGGATGAACGACTCGGTGGAAGCCCTGATCGAGACCTTCTACGAAGAGCGACAACAGCTGCTCGAAGGCGCTCTGCTCCGTCGCACGCGATTGGTCGAGGACATCCTTCGAGGTTCGCCGACCGACATCGATCAAGCCTCGGCCGAGCTGTCCCATCCGCTTGCGCAGTGGCAGAGCGCTTTCATCGCGTGGACGGCGAACCCGGACGCGGCGGACGCCACGGACCGGGTTCTCCATATCGCCAACCGCGTGGCGCGGGAACTGAACGCCCCGCGCGCGCTGACCGTGATGGCCGGCAGCCGCGACTGGTGGTTCTGGGTCGCGACCCCGACACGTCCCGAACTCGGCTCCATTGCCGATCTGGAAGCCTCTCTCGAGAAATGGCAGATTCGCCTCTCAGCCGGATCGCCGTCGCGCGGGGTGCAGGGATTCCGCGCCGGGCACGCCGAGGCCAAGGCCGCTCAAAGGGTCGGTCTCAGCGCCGTCAGCCCGCGAGCGGTCACAGAATTCTCCGACGTCGAACTCCTCTGCCTGGTCACCGACCGTCCTGAGATGACTCGACGCATGGTGCTCCGCGAAGTCGGGGGCCTCTGTGGGACGGACAAGAACCTCGCCCAGCTTCGCGACACCGTCCTCGCGTACTTTTCCAACAGTCACAACGTGGAGGCCACGGCCGAGCAGCTCTTCGTCCACAAGAACACCGTCCGCTACCGGCTGACGCGTGCCGAGAAGATCTTGGGCCACCCGTTGACCGATCGCACCGCGAAGGTCGAGCTGGCACTGCGGTACATAGCCGCATTCGGTCTCCCCAAGCCCTGA
- a CDS encoding GMC family oxidoreductase: MAAFDYIVVGSGSGSAGAVVAGRLSADPDIRVLLIEAGGAKKPMNVQIPAAFATQFRTNLDWDYHTEPEAGLDDRSLYHPRAKYLGGCSGMNAMVYIRGSRHDYDAWAKDGATGWSYSDVLPLFKKSERNSRGANEYHGATGPLHIEDLRSPNPLSERLIEGMVSTGLPRNADFNGAEQVGAGLNQVTQRRGRRWTTADAFVAPASKRPNFTVLTEAHVDRLRIEGGRVVGVEVTRAGRQEVHQADREVVLSAGAFNTPKILMLSGIGPAEHLARHGIRVVVDNPNVGSHLMDHPFYLANFETTARGTLANAQSPVQLAKYLAARRGSLTSNIAEAGAFFHTRSGEAAPDIQMFGAPAYFWDNGFTTHDKPAYAIGLSLVGSLSRGQVRLRGADPTAKPALTFNYLSDPAEMDSMVAGIERAREVAHSSAMRGLTTRELHPGGDAARRPEIEAEIRRNVAHTYHPSCTARIGTEADGVVDAQLRVHGVAGLRVADASVFPTIPHGNTHAPTVLVGEKAAQLMGAAR; this comes from the coding sequence ATGGCGGCATTTGACTACATTGTGGTGGGCTCGGGCTCGGGCTCGGCCGGAGCGGTCGTGGCCGGGAGGCTCTCGGCCGATCCGGACATACGAGTCCTGCTCATCGAAGCAGGTGGCGCCAAGAAGCCGATGAACGTTCAGATCCCGGCGGCGTTCGCCACCCAGTTCCGGACGAACCTCGACTGGGACTACCACACGGAGCCGGAAGCCGGTCTGGACGACCGCTCGCTGTACCACCCTCGGGCGAAGTACCTGGGCGGCTGCAGCGGCATGAACGCGATGGTCTACATCCGCGGCAGCCGACACGACTACGACGCGTGGGCGAAGGACGGTGCGACAGGCTGGTCGTACAGCGACGTCCTTCCCCTGTTCAAGAAGTCGGAGCGCAACTCGCGCGGCGCGAACGAGTACCACGGTGCGACCGGCCCGTTGCACATCGAGGACCTCCGGTCCCCGAATCCCCTCTCCGAGCGCCTCATCGAAGGCATGGTCTCCACCGGACTGCCCCGGAACGCCGACTTCAACGGCGCGGAACAGGTCGGCGCCGGCCTCAACCAGGTGACGCAGCGGCGTGGACGGCGCTGGACCACCGCGGATGCCTTCGTGGCGCCGGCATCGAAGCGCCCGAACTTCACCGTGCTCACGGAGGCGCATGTCGATCGTCTGCGCATCGAGGGCGGACGGGTCGTTGGAGTCGAGGTCACGCGTGCCGGGCGGCAGGAGGTCCATCAGGCTGACCGCGAAGTCGTCCTGTCCGCGGGTGCTTTCAACACGCCGAAGATCCTGATGCTCTCGGGCATCGGGCCGGCTGAGCATCTCGCGCGGCACGGGATCCGGGTGGTCGTCGACAACCCCAATGTCGGTTCACACCTGATGGACCACCCGTTCTACCTCGCGAACTTCGAGACCACGGCACGCGGAACGCTGGCGAACGCGCAGTCGCCGGTACAGCTCGCCAAGTACCTCGCAGCACGACGCGGGTCGCTGACATCGAACATCGCCGAGGCAGGGGCGTTCTTCCACACACGGTCGGGAGAAGCCGCGCCCGACATACAGATGTTCGGCGCGCCGGCGTACTTCTGGGACAACGGCTTCACGACGCACGACAAGCCGGCGTATGCGATCGGGCTCTCGCTGGTGGGATCCCTCAGCCGTGGCCAGGTCCGTCTGCGGGGAGCCGACCCGACGGCGAAACCCGCGCTGACGTTCAACTACCTCTCCGACCCGGCAGAGATGGACTCGATGGTCGCCGGCATCGAGCGGGCACGTGAGGTGGCCCATTCGTCGGCCATGCGCGGTCTCACCACGCGTGAGCTTCATCCCGGAGGAGACGCTGCCCGCCGTCCGGAGATCGAGGCCGAGATTCGACGCAACGTCGCCCACACCTACCACCCCTCCTGCACGGCACGCATCGGAACGGAAGCCGACGGAGTCGTGGACGCACAACTGCGCGTGCACGGAGTCGCCGGACTACGTGTCGCCGACGCGTCGGTGTTCCCGACGATCCCCCACGGAAACACGCACGCGCCGACGGTCCTCGTGGGAGAGAAGGCGGCACAGCTGATGGGGGCGGCCCGATGA